From the Brevibacillus choshinensis genome, one window contains:
- a CDS encoding NAD(P)/FAD-dependent oxidoreductase, translating to MVMMDRMDTLSLWTATANSYEKGKPLEGNEEADVVIIGAGFTGLSSAYHLQKLGKNVIVLEQETIGYGASGRNGGMVLPGYKPTMQELAKKYGPDEARQLNDLSLFSIDLVKKMIDEHQIKCDFRKTGHIVAAYKAKHFEGLKLESEYLNKNFGYESSVLDRSQLHQEIDSPLYHGCLVDNSSYSFQPLNYAIGLGEAAKTIGARIFEHTAALSIEYGQNSVKVVTEKGAVTAKDIIVATDGYSGKIMNELNKGVLPISARIIATEQLPESLLNTVIPKDRMVFDTSSFLYYFRRTPDNRIVFGGGDIRPNLGDGVYQKVYDAMINVMPKLAGSNIEYRWGGFIGVTIDTFPVIGRTKEGAYFATGYTGHGASLSTLFGMLLAQLIVTGSAGGYRFEKQPLKAFPFYNQKTMLVNLAHIGFKLIDFIA from the coding sequence ATGGTTATGATGGATCGAATGGATACCCTCTCACTGTGGACAGCTACTGCAAACAGCTATGAAAAAGGAAAGCCACTAGAAGGAAATGAAGAGGCGGATGTTGTCATTATTGGCGCTGGTTTCACAGGCCTTTCTTCTGCTTATCATTTACAGAAATTAGGTAAGAATGTCATTGTCCTGGAGCAAGAAACGATTGGATATGGCGCCAGCGGTCGTAACGGCGGGATGGTATTGCCAGGGTATAAGCCTACGATGCAGGAGCTAGCAAAAAAGTATGGTCCCGACGAGGCTAGACAGCTTAACGATCTCTCGTTGTTTAGTATCGATCTGGTAAAAAAAATGATAGACGAGCATCAAATTAAATGTGACTTTAGAAAGACAGGTCACATCGTGGCAGCCTACAAAGCCAAGCACTTTGAAGGATTGAAACTTGAAAGCGAATACTTGAACAAGAATTTCGGGTACGAATCAAGCGTACTTGACCGAAGTCAATTGCATCAAGAGATCGATTCTCCACTTTATCATGGTTGCCTAGTCGACAATTCGAGTTACTCGTTCCAGCCTCTGAATTATGCAATTGGTTTGGGAGAAGCAGCTAAAACTATCGGTGCAAGAATCTTTGAACATACTGCAGCGCTATCTATTGAGTATGGTCAAAACAGTGTGAAAGTGGTAACAGAAAAAGGTGCAGTTACTGCCAAAGATATTATTGTGGCTACTGATGGTTACTCTGGGAAAATCATGAATGAACTAAATAAAGGCGTTTTGCCCATTTCCGCACGAATCATTGCTACTGAACAGCTTCCAGAATCATTGTTGAATACAGTCATTCCTAAGGATCGCATGGTTTTTGATACAAGTAGCTTCCTTTACTATTTCCGTCGTACTCCAGATAATCGAATCGTATTTGGCGGTGGCGATATTCGCCCAAACCTAGGTGATGGCGTGTATCAAAAAGTTTACGATGCGATGATTAACGTGATGCCGAAATTGGCAGGTAGCAATATTGAATACCGTTGGGGAGGATTTATCGGGGTTACCATTGATACATTTCCGGTTATCGGCCGCACCAAAGAAGGCGCATATTTTGCAACCGGTTACACCGGACATGGCGCTTCTCTCTCGACATTGTTCGGTATGTTATTGGCACAATTGATCGTTACGGGAAGTGCAGGGGGATATCGATTTGAAAAGCAACCACTCAAAGCATTTCCTTTCTATAATCAGAAGACGATGCTGGTAAATTTAGCGCATATCGGCTTCAAACTGATTGATTTTATTGCGTAA
- a CDS encoding MerR family transcriptional regulator, whose translation MKIGTFAKLFHVTTDTVRYYIELGLLIPDKKNIHYQMNQLCLDDMAFITELKKFHFSLQEIHHVLSYRRVTNFSDHEDIDYYNNLLIDKKNQLIKEKDDISNAILSIEKAVQSSSPSSSEMNFTGIPFSFVHLFYCPKCHVPLEMKNVTIKEGYIHTGSLTCNCGYHAAIEEGIIITSNLYETSPYPSYFYDKETIQELNPSMINLFEKSNLWLQKVLQNADLKNKLIVETNVDAVVSLPKYIDLLETSAYYVFSGYSLAMLKKLKKRIERMNSKLNVLYILNSDLNLPLKPHCIDVFVDSFTANDFSLLNPQFPIHVLNNYFHSSSTIVGGYSYYDSSAKSLKNITALYPNSHEHILYPKYLEENLSVNGFEITQNEYLGYCTEPGIFFDYHVMNEKFHMQMYMARVKQ comes from the coding sequence ATGAAAATTGGTACATTTGCAAAGCTTTTTCATGTTACGACTGATACTGTTCGTTATTACATTGAACTGGGATTACTAATACCAGACAAAAAAAACATCCATTATCAAATGAATCAATTGTGTCTGGATGACATGGCTTTTATTACTGAGCTTAAAAAATTTCATTTCTCACTGCAAGAGATACATCATGTTCTGTCGTATCGGCGTGTCACAAACTTCTCGGACCATGAGGATATCGATTACTACAACAACTTGCTAATCGATAAAAAGAACCAGCTGATCAAGGAAAAAGACGATATTTCAAATGCTATCCTATCAATTGAAAAAGCTGTTCAAAGCAGCTCTCCCTCATCAAGTGAAATGAATTTTACAGGAATCCCATTCTCCTTTGTACATCTGTTTTACTGTCCGAAGTGCCACGTTCCACTTGAAATGAAAAATGTGACGATTAAAGAAGGCTACATTCATACGGGGAGCTTAACTTGCAATTGTGGATACCATGCAGCTATCGAGGAAGGCATTATCATTACCTCGAACTTGTACGAGACCTCTCCTTATCCGTCTTATTTTTACGATAAAGAAACGATTCAAGAGCTCAATCCCAGTATGATTAACTTATTTGAAAAAAGTAATTTATGGCTGCAAAAAGTTCTACAAAATGCAGACTTGAAGAACAAATTAATTGTTGAAACAAACGTGGATGCTGTTGTGTCACTTCCCAAATATATTGATCTGCTTGAAACTAGTGCGTACTATGTATTCAGCGGCTATTCACTAGCTATGCTCAAAAAGCTTAAAAAAAGAATTGAGCGTATGAACTCGAAGCTGAACGTCCTTTATATTTTGAATTCTGATCTAAATCTGCCACTTAAACCGCATTGCATCGATGTTTTTGTAGATAGTTTTACTGCAAATGATTTTTCGTTGCTCAATCCGCAGTTTCCCATCCATGTTCTAAACAACTATTTCCATAGCAGTTCAACAATTGTCGGCGGGTACTCCTACTATGACAGCTCTGCCAAATCCTTGAAAAATATTACAGCCTTATATCCAAATTCTCACGAACATATTTTATATCCAAAATATCTAGAAGAAAATCTATCAGTCAATGGATTTGAAATAACGCAAAACGAATATCTCGGTTACTGTACAGAACCAGGAATTTTCTTTGATTATCATGTAATGAACGAAAAATTCCACATGCAAATGTACATGGCGCGTGTGAAACAATAG
- a CDS encoding aldehyde dehydrogenase family protein produces the protein MNINMFIDGKWVDALSGDRRNVFNPATGEVIATSADGSEVDAKLAIKAARKAFDSGNWSRLSADERADYLYKIAERLEEKAAEIARLETANNGKVIRATTYVDIPVSIQCFRYYADLIKGMKEESYTRADSSDTIIIREPIGVCGLIVPWNFPLMLAVWQIAPALAAGNTIVLKPSEITPVSVFKLFEIIEEVGLPAGVANLVLGPGSKVGNELAESLDVDKVAFTGGTKTGQSIMRAAAGNMKKITLELGGKSPLIVFDDVDFETAVDNAMFGIFHNAGQVCSAASRLLVQETIYDKFVERLAERASKIVVGNGKSENMEMGPITSEPHMNDILKIIESGIEEGAKLVCGGKRLTENGLDRGYFIAPTIFADVNANMRIVKEEIFGPVLVVQKFTNEEDAIEKANDTIYGLAGAVFTEDMDRAKRVIRKLRAGITWINSYHLAYVEGPWGGYKQSGIGRALGSVGLEHFMETKQINIHQHAKTVGWYSN, from the coding sequence ATGAATATTAACATGTTTATTGACGGGAAATGGGTTGACGCGCTATCCGGGGACAGAAGAAACGTTTTCAATCCTGCGACCGGTGAGGTGATTGCAACGTCAGCTGATGGATCAGAAGTTGATGCGAAGCTGGCAATCAAGGCGGCTCGCAAAGCTTTTGACAGCGGAAATTGGTCTCGTTTATCGGCTGATGAAAGAGCTGATTATCTCTATAAAATTGCAGAACGTCTTGAAGAGAAAGCAGCTGAAATTGCACGATTAGAAACAGCAAACAACGGTAAGGTTATTCGTGCAACTACCTATGTGGATATTCCGGTATCCATTCAATGCTTCCGTTATTATGCTGACTTGATCAAAGGCATGAAAGAGGAATCTTACACTCGTGCTGATTCTTCTGATACCATTATTATTCGTGAACCGATTGGGGTTTGTGGACTTATTGTACCTTGGAACTTCCCCCTTATGTTAGCTGTTTGGCAAATTGCTCCTGCACTCGCAGCAGGGAATACGATTGTACTAAAGCCATCTGAGATTACTCCTGTATCTGTGTTTAAACTATTCGAAATCATCGAAGAAGTCGGACTCCCTGCCGGAGTGGCAAACCTGGTATTGGGACCTGGATCAAAAGTTGGGAATGAGCTTGCTGAGAGCCTTGATGTTGACAAGGTTGCCTTTACCGGCGGAACAAAAACAGGCCAAAGCATAATGCGCGCAGCAGCGGGTAATATGAAAAAAATCACACTCGAACTGGGTGGTAAATCTCCATTGATCGTGTTCGACGATGTGGATTTTGAAACGGCAGTCGATAACGCCATGTTTGGTATTTTCCACAATGCTGGTCAAGTTTGTTCAGCTGCATCTCGTTTGCTTGTCCAAGAGACCATTTATGATAAGTTTGTTGAAAGGCTGGCCGAGCGTGCAAGCAAAATTGTAGTTGGCAATGGGAAAAGCGAGAACATGGAAATGGGGCCTATCACCAGCGAGCCTCATATGAACGACATATTAAAAATCATCGAGAGCGGTATTGAAGAAGGTGCAAAATTAGTTTGTGGTGGAAAGCGGTTAACAGAAAATGGGCTTGATCGAGGATATTTTATTGCGCCAACGATCTTTGCTGATGTTAACGCGAATATGCGCATAGTTAAGGAAGAGATTTTTGGTCCAGTCCTGGTTGTACAGAAGTTTACGAATGAGGAAGATGCCATCGAAAAAGCGAACGATACGATTTATGGATTAGCCGGTGCTGTATTTACTGAAGATATGGATCGGGCAAAACGCGTCATTCGTAAATTGCGTGCGGGAATTACTTGGATTAATAGTTATCACCTCGCTTATGTTGAAGGTCCTTGGGGAGGATATAAGCAAAGTGGAATCGGCAGAGCATTAGGTTCAGTAGGACTGGAGCATTTTATGGAAACGAAGCAAATCAATATCCATCAGCATGCGAAGACTGTAGGGTGGTATTCGAATTAG